From a region of the Pseudanabaena sp. ABRG5-3 genome:
- a CDS encoding TspO/MBR family protein gives MIIAWLAIAIICFVIGFVLNKLFPADYKWFMRLRRPRWLTFEGAIPFIWISIFICGITSAAVIWEAQPATISTWILMIGYAIVEIAVLAYTPVMTRLRNVRVGAIVGAIGFILGVILAALVWQVSSLAGWLLVPYLLWSPVGTYVTWVMARLNPPEI, from the coding sequence ATGATTATTGCTTGGCTTGCGATCGCCATAATTTGCTTTGTAATTGGCTTTGTCCTCAACAAGCTCTTTCCTGCGGACTATAAATGGTTTATGCGCTTGCGTCGTCCGCGATGGCTGACCTTTGAGGGCGCAATTCCCTTTATTTGGATCTCGATTTTTATTTGCGGAATTACCTCTGCGGCGGTCATTTGGGAAGCACAACCAGCAACGATTAGCACATGGATACTCATGATTGGCTATGCGATCGTTGAGATTGCGGTGTTAGCCTATACCCCAGTAATGACCCGTTTACGAAATGTCAGGGTTGGTGCGATCGTGGGGGCGATCGGTTTTATATTAGGAGTGATTTTAGCGGCTCTGGTTTGGCAAGTTTCCAGCTTGGCAGGATGGCTCTTAGTGCCATATTTGCTATGGAGTCCTGTGGGTACTTATGTAACATGGGTCATGGCAAGACTCAATCCACCCGAAATTTAG
- a CDS encoding zinc-dependent alcohol dehydrogenase family protein: MKAILMTAAGAPDVLQLADVNEPTIQSPTEILVRLKAAGINPIDTKLRSRGTFQPDRLPSILGCDGAGVVEAIGADVTKFKVGDAVYFCNGGLGAHQGNYAELTTIDEKFAAHKPQSLSFEEAAAAPLVLLTAWEALYDRGRLDASTSPNVLIHAGAGGVGHVAIQLAKLRGAKVATTIGSEAKARFVRGLGADLAIAYKQTDFVEAAIAWTNGAGVSLAFDTVGGKLIEQTFPAVQVYGDIITILEPPADISWKVARTRNLRFSFELMLTPMLLGRADLQIHQANILTECTQLFDSGKLKIHVSEVFQLADAAKAHQLLETGSMTGKLVLAI; this comes from the coding sequence ATGAAAGCCATTTTGATGACCGCAGCAGGTGCGCCCGATGTGTTGCAACTTGCTGATGTAAATGAACCTACAATTCAATCGCCTACGGAAATTCTAGTGCGTCTCAAAGCCGCAGGTATTAACCCCATTGATACGAAACTGCGTAGCCGTGGCACATTTCAGCCCGATCGCCTGCCATCGATTCTTGGCTGTGATGGGGCAGGAGTTGTCGAAGCGATCGGTGCAGATGTTACTAAATTTAAAGTTGGTGACGCGGTGTACTTCTGTAACGGTGGTTTAGGGGCGCATCAGGGTAATTATGCAGAATTAACTACTATTGATGAAAAATTCGCCGCCCATAAACCTCAATCCCTCAGTTTTGAAGAAGCTGCTGCTGCCCCACTAGTTTTACTCACCGCATGGGAAGCTCTATACGATCGCGGCAGACTCGACGCATCAACAAGCCCTAATGTACTGATCCATGCAGGTGCAGGTGGTGTGGGGCATGTTGCCATTCAACTAGCTAAGCTCAGAGGCGCTAAGGTCGCCACCACGATTGGCTCTGAAGCTAAAGCGAGGTTCGTGAGGGGTTTAGGGGCAGATTTAGCGATCGCCTATAAGCAAACTGATTTTGTCGAAGCGGCGATCGCATGGACAAATGGCGCAGGTGTCAGCCTTGCTTTTGATACAGTGGGTGGCAAGTTAATCGAGCAAACTTTTCCTGCGGTGCAGGTCTATGGCGATATCATCACCATTCTCGAACCACCCGCCGATATAAGCTGGAAAGTTGCCCGTACTCGCAATCTCCGCTTTAGTTTCGAGCTAATGCTGACCCCGATGTTGCTTGGACGTGCCGATCTGCAAATTCATCAAGCGAACATTCTCACTGAATGTACCCAGTTATTTGACTCAGGCAAACTCAAGATCCATGTTAGTGAAGTATTTCAGCTTGCTGATGCTGCTAAAGCTCACCAATTATTAGAAACAGGCTCGATGACAGGAAAACTCGTACTTGCGATTTAA
- a CDS encoding single-stranded DNA-binding protein: protein MNSIVLMAEVLTDPELRRTPDNQSSIASFLVQFAGGRAEEAPYRIKVVGWNNLADEIMEKYHKGDQVVVEGRLRLDTVDRGTYKEKRTELVAQRVHSFGSGSTASIAATPTATPARSPRANPSTAPSAAVPTSSYVPVASPVTDAPDYDDIPF, encoded by the coding sequence ATGAATTCTATTGTCTTGATGGCAGAAGTGCTAACCGATCCCGAATTGCGTCGTACTCCCGATAACCAAAGTTCGATCGCTTCATTTCTTGTCCAGTTTGCAGGCGGACGTGCCGAAGAAGCCCCTTATCGTATCAAGGTCGTGGGCTGGAATAATCTGGCAGATGAGATTATGGAGAAATATCATAAAGGGGATCAAGTTGTCGTAGAAGGTCGCCTCCGCCTCGATACTGTCGATCGCGGTACTTACAAAGAAAAACGCACTGAACTAGTTGCCCAAAGAGTTCATAGCTTTGGATCTGGTAGCACAGCAAGTATAGCTGCTACCCCAACTGCTACACCTGCACGTAGTCCTAGAGCAAATCCATCTACTGCACCTAGTGCTGCTGTGCCGACATCAAGCTATGTGCCTGTAGCGTCTCCCGTAACCGATGCTCCTGACTATGACGATATTCCGTTTTAA
- the menE gene encoding o-succinylbenzoate--CoA ligase codes for MKFSNWLSQRALQKKEAIALVFRSPNHPIAHWTYAQLETEVNRWVEHLQSLGIKSGDRVGLLLTNHPQYIMLVHALVKCEAVAIFLNIRLTVDELRWQLEDSQTKYLLCDEFTQLIAHDLGSDIENLVVENCPHPLAPSPNGRGGTGGFSLSGRRLGGDGLINLEDIQGIFYTSGTTGKPKAVPLTYNNHFHSAIASTLNLGTYTNDNWLLCMPMFHVGGLAIAWRSVINGTAITLLPKFDEQEVLEAITLEKVTIISLVPTMLARLLKHPHWQNLQNLRAILLGGAPASKELIEQCLQLNLPIMPTYGMTETASQVATLLPHEVALKQGSSGLPLFGNRFRIVDLEKPQQEVPIGEVGQILVQGSSVMSGYLHQLENTAVKDGWLYTGDLGYCDRDGYLYVVSRRSDLIISGGENIYPTEIESILLEHPAILEVCVVGVSDREWGEIVTAVMVINADLSLDDVRSFCEQKSLARYKLPKSIHIWESLPKTASGKLLRQKIREYLEC; via the coding sequence ATGAAGTTCTCCAATTGGCTTTCTCAACGGGCATTACAGAAAAAAGAGGCGATCGCACTTGTCTTCAGATCTCCTAATCATCCAATAGCACATTGGACATATGCCCAATTAGAAACTGAGGTTAATCGTTGGGTAGAGCATTTACAGTCCTTGGGAATCAAATCAGGCGATCGCGTGGGTTTGTTGCTAACTAATCATCCCCAGTACATCATGCTGGTTCATGCGTTGGTGAAATGTGAAGCCGTAGCTATCTTTTTAAATATTCGCCTTACGGTTGATGAATTACGTTGGCAATTAGAGGATAGTCAGACTAAATATCTTCTCTGTGATGAATTTACTCAGTTAATTGCTCATGATTTGGGAAGTGATATAGAGAACTTAGTAGTTGAGAATTGCCCTCACCCCCTAGCCCCCTCTCCCAATGGGAGAGGGGGGACAGGAGGATTTTCTCTCTCTGGGAGAAGGTTAGGAGGAGATGGCTTAATTAATTTAGAGGATATACAGGGGATTTTTTATACTTCGGGAACAACTGGGAAGCCCAAGGCAGTTCCCTTAACCTATAACAATCATTTTCATAGCGCGATCGCTTCAACCTTGAATTTAGGAACTTATACAAATGACAACTGGTTGCTATGTATGCCGATGTTTCATGTGGGAGGACTAGCGATCGCATGGCGGAGTGTGATTAATGGAACTGCGATTACACTTTTACCGAAGTTTGATGAGCAGGAAGTTCTAGAAGCGATCACGCTTGAAAAAGTGACGATCATTTCCCTTGTGCCGACTATGCTTGCGCGCTTGTTAAAACATCCCCATTGGCAAAACCTCCAAAATTTACGTGCGATTCTCTTGGGCGGCGCACCTGCTAGTAAGGAATTAATTGAGCAATGTCTGCAATTAAATTTACCAATAATGCCCACCTATGGCATGACCGAAACTGCTTCTCAAGTTGCAACATTATTACCCCATGAAGTTGCTCTCAAACAAGGTTCTTCTGGTTTACCTCTATTTGGCAATCGATTTCGGATTGTGGATCTAGAGAAGCCTCAACAAGAAGTTCCCATCGGTGAGGTTGGACAAATCCTTGTGCAAGGTTCAAGTGTGATGAGTGGTTATCTCCATCAGTTAGAGAATACTGCGGTTAAGGATGGTTGGCTATATACAGGCGATCTCGGTTATTGCGATCGCGATGGCTATCTCTATGTGGTCAGTCGTCGTTCAGACTTGATTATCAGTGGTGGTGAAAATATTTATCCTACGGAAATCGAATCGATTTTATTAGAGCATCCTGCAATTTTAGAAGTATGTGTGGTGGGTGTTAGCGATCGCGAATGGGGCGAGATCGTGACAGCAGTGATGGTGATAAATGCAGATTTATCACTGGATGATGTGAGAAGCTTTTGTGAACAAAAATCGCTGGCTCGCTATAAATTGCCAAAATCTATTCATATTTGGGAATCACTACCCAAAACAGCTTCGGGCAAGCTATTACGCCAAAAGATTCGCGAATATTTAGAGTGTTAG
- a CDS encoding alpha/beta hydrolase, with translation MKSRKTLQAMGFVTGNLGLGLRRIFTISSLGIGIAACTNILAKPAHSAEQIRFWYPPAGEFTIYISDLEKFAKQGKVSKRLEFYLGRLSSEQQTQLRETLATRYNISHVTAAQFAYSPIGEILMRRLGRILQITPQQNGFSALRAALILSAQSDEGLTILNVLQRYPVPIIYLDLPRGLQAYTEVSQLLYKKEQAIAAIEKQAIAESSLNPTENKALDIAKPDLRVTGNVQWTKEKFTYLQRDRNVRISADLYLPKDLTKPAPLIVISHGLASNPDTFQYLSQHLASYGFAVAALEHPKTGSRDFAAFLSGLSKSPQVEEAIQRPLDVKYLLDELEQKVKTDPNWRDRMNLEQVGLIGHSLGGYTVLALGGAQLNFKQINQECSTPEPDISSFNVAKILQCRFSSLDTNNTNLSDRRIKAVLAINPLGGSTLLGKEGMQNIKIPVTIFASGEDIFTPAIPEQFFPFVWLTNSHKYLVTFPKGTHFSFLERSDRGVLIVPESVVGEKPEFTHPYAKALSIAFFETYLNQRPEFTSYLTNNYVQAIASPRFPASLTTNFSESQLLQSLDLKP, from the coding sequence ATGAAATCTAGGAAAACTTTACAGGCTATGGGATTTGTTACGGGTAACTTGGGGCTAGGTTTGCGCCGTATCTTTACTATTAGTTCATTAGGGATTGGTATAGCAGCATGTACTAATATCTTGGCAAAACCAGCCCATAGTGCTGAGCAAATCCGTTTTTGGTATCCCCCTGCTGGCGAATTTACGATTTACATCAGCGATTTAGAGAAATTTGCTAAGCAAGGAAAAGTGAGTAAGCGCTTGGAGTTTTATCTCGGACGCTTATCATCGGAACAACAAACTCAACTGCGCGAAACCCTAGCAACTCGTTACAACATCAGTCATGTTACGGCGGCTCAGTTTGCCTATTCGCCTATTGGTGAGATCTTGATGCGGCGACTAGGCCGTATTTTGCAGATCACTCCACAACAAAATGGTTTTTCGGCGCTACGAGCAGCTCTAATTCTCTCGGCGCAAAGTGATGAAGGACTGACCATTCTCAATGTCTTACAAAGATATCCCGTACCAATTATTTATCTAGACCTACCGCGAGGTTTGCAAGCCTATACGGAAGTTTCACAATTACTCTACAAAAAGGAACAAGCGATCGCTGCTATCGAAAAACAAGCGATCGCCGAATCAAGCCTTAATCCCACTGAAAATAAAGCTCTAGATATTGCTAAACCAGATTTACGAGTAACGGGTAACGTGCAATGGACAAAGGAGAAATTTACCTATTTACAGCGCGATCGCAATGTCAGGATTTCGGCAGATCTATATTTACCCAAGGACTTAACCAAACCTGCACCATTAATTGTGATCTCCCACGGACTTGCCTCTAATCCCGATACTTTTCAATATCTATCCCAACATCTCGCTTCCTATGGATTTGCCGTCGCAGCGCTAGAGCATCCAAAAACAGGTAGTCGTGACTTTGCAGCTTTTCTCTCTGGATTGAGCAAATCTCCACAGGTTGAGGAAGCAATTCAACGACCGCTTGATGTGAAATATTTATTAGATGAGCTAGAACAGAAGGTTAAAACCGATCCTAACTGGCGCGATCGCATGAATCTTGAACAGGTGGGTTTAATTGGACATTCCCTTGGTGGTTATACAGTTTTGGCTCTGGGCGGCGCTCAACTAAACTTCAAGCAAATCAATCAAGAATGCAGCACACCTGAACCTGATATCTCTTCATTTAATGTTGCCAAAATTTTGCAATGTCGCTTTAGTTCCTTAGACACCAATAATACTAATCTCAGCGATCGCCGTATCAAAGCAGTTTTAGCCATAAATCCTCTTGGTGGCAGCACTTTATTAGGTAAAGAGGGAATGCAAAATATCAAGATTCCCGTCACCATTTTTGCTAGTGGTGAAGATATATTTACCCCTGCGATTCCTGAACAGTTTTTCCCCTTTGTATGGCTAACTAATTCCCATAAATATTTAGTAACTTTCCCTAAAGGAACGCATTTCTCATTTTTAGAAAGAAGCGATCGCGGGGTACTGATTGTTCCAGAAAGCGTAGTAGGTGAGAAGCCCGAATTTACTCATCCCTATGCAAAAGCTTTAAGTATTGCTTTTTTTGAAACTTACCTCAATCAACGTCCTGAATTTACTAGTTATTTAACTAATAACTATGTCCAAGCGATCGCCTCGCCAAGATTTCCTGCTTCGTTAACTACCAATTTTTCAGAATCACAACTCTTGCAATCCCTAGATTTAAAACCCTAG
- the fabI gene encoding enoyl-ACP reductase FabI, whose protein sequence is MLNLSGKTALVTGIANNRSIAWGIAQKLHQAGASLGITYLPDDRDRNKGKVAELTDPLTPDFLLPCNVQDDAQVDSLFASVAEKWEKIDILVHCLAFANKEDLSGNFTDISRAGFQLAMDVSAYSLIHLCRAAKPLMKDGGSVITLTYIGGAKVVPNYNVMGAAKAALEMNVRYLASDMGPDNIRVNAISAGPIRTLASAAIGDFHKMLHHYEETAPLRRLVTPEDVGNVATFLGSDLSSAVTGQIIYVDSGYEVMGA, encoded by the coding sequence TTGTTAAATTTGAGCGGGAAAACTGCTCTTGTGACTGGGATTGCCAACAATCGGTCGATCGCTTGGGGCATTGCTCAGAAGTTACATCAGGCTGGTGCAAGTCTAGGGATAACTTATTTGCCAGACGATCGCGATCGCAACAAAGGTAAAGTTGCGGAGTTGACCGATCCTTTAACCCCAGACTTTTTATTGCCTTGCAATGTACAGGATGATGCACAGGTTGATTCTCTCTTTGCTTCAGTAGCTGAAAAATGGGAAAAGATCGATATTTTGGTGCATTGTCTCGCCTTTGCGAACAAAGAAGACTTGTCTGGCAATTTTACAGATATTTCCCGCGCAGGTTTTCAGCTAGCTATGGATGTGAGCGCTTACTCATTGATCCATTTATGTCGTGCAGCTAAACCCCTCATGAAAGATGGTGGTAGTGTGATTACCCTCACCTACATTGGTGGCGCTAAGGTAGTCCCTAATTACAACGTCATGGGTGCAGCTAAGGCGGCTTTGGAAATGAATGTTCGTTACTTAGCGTCCGATATGGGACCAGACAATATCCGCGTTAATGCCATTTCCGCAGGTCCAATCAGAACTCTAGCTTCGGCAGCGATCGGCGACTTCCACAAAATGTTGCACCATTACGAGGAAACTGCACCTTTGCGTCGCTTAGTGACACCTGAAGATGTTGGTAATGTGGCAACTTTCTTAGGTAGCGATCTCTCTAGTGCCGTAACTGGGCAAATTATTTATGTAGATTCTGGCTACGAAGTCATGGGTGCTTAG
- a CDS encoding thiol-disulfide oxidoreductase DCC family protein gives MTLWKIKLLYDGACPLCVREVNFLKRKDGDRGLIKFVDIAADDYDPKDNASLDFETAMGRIHAILPNGEIIQNVEVFRQTYDILGIGWIYAITKLPLVGWLADALYGIWADYRLLLTGRADLKTLVAEREQRLKACEERCVIGNRAIANRETS, from the coding sequence ATGACATTATGGAAAATTAAGCTACTCTACGATGGTGCTTGTCCCCTCTGTGTGCGCGAGGTCAATTTCTTAAAACGTAAAGATGGCGATCGCGGTTTGATTAAATTTGTGGATATCGCCGCCGATGACTATGACCCTAAGGACAATGCGAGCCTCGACTTCGAGACTGCAATGGGGCGCATCCATGCCATCTTACCGAATGGGGAAATTATCCAAAATGTGGAAGTATTTCGCCAAACCTATGACATTCTCGGCATTGGGTGGATTTATGCAATTACCAAGTTGCCACTAGTCGGATGGCTAGCTGATGCTCTCTATGGAATTTGGGCGGACTATCGACTCTTGCTGACAGGTCGGGCAGATTTGAAAACCCTTGTCGCGGAACGTGAGCAACGTCTCAAAGCTTGTGAAGAACGTTGTGTTATCGGGAATAGGGCGATCGCGAATAGGGAAACATCATGA
- a CDS encoding phasin family protein, with protein sequence MNPFGGIVQKAFYLGLGLATVAGEKAGETLNELRTQASKLADELVERGEMTTEEARKFVDDLVKNSQKPIGESSPNSTGKDEPRTISIDDEEDASSNQTVNDVDQLKSKVQALQDELRRLQK encoded by the coding sequence ATGAATCCATTTGGTGGTATCGTCCAAAAAGCATTTTATCTAGGTCTAGGCTTGGCGACGGTTGCAGGTGAAAAAGCAGGCGAGACCCTCAATGAACTCCGCACTCAAGCTAGTAAACTGGCTGATGAATTAGTGGAAAGAGGTGAAATGACCACCGAGGAAGCTAGAAAATTTGTCGATGACCTTGTGAAAAATTCTCAAAAACCAATTGGTGAAAGCTCTCCAAATTCAACAGGTAAAGACGAACCCCGCACCATTTCCATCGATGACGAAGAGGATGCTAGCTCTAATCAAACAGTGAATGATGTAGATCAGCTAAAAAGCAAAGTTCAGGCTTTACAGGATGAACTGAGACGTTTGCAGAAATAA
- a CDS encoding Crp/Fnr family transcriptional regulator — translation MQTDIFKELFPLFDAASVETLEWLLAEAVERDYPAGRAVLMEDAWGNAVYFILSGWLKVRFLRSQDATTLAVLAHGDFFGEMAILDESPRSTDVVAFTPVRVLTIPAQKFIQFLFKDPQLHHRMLQLMVRRLRKTNQRIQLRQQVPAVRIATILTGLADTYGSRTDLGVDIFNLPIQDIADLSEVNPEDTNKVLEKIKDKGWIAIDPKRQVMTITNEKQMAQLATFR, via the coding sequence ATGCAAACGGATATCTTCAAAGAGCTATTTCCACTATTTGATGCAGCTAGTGTCGAGACTTTGGAATGGCTCCTCGCTGAAGCAGTAGAACGAGATTATCCTGCGGGGCGGGCAGTGCTTATGGAGGATGCTTGGGGCAATGCTGTCTATTTCATTCTCTCTGGTTGGCTAAAAGTCAGATTTTTGAGAAGTCAGGACGCAACAACTCTAGCAGTATTAGCTCATGGCGACTTCTTTGGGGAAATGGCAATTCTTGATGAGTCTCCCCGCTCTACGGATGTGGTCGCTTTTACGCCAGTGCGTGTCTTAACCATTCCCGCCCAAAAGTTTATTCAGTTTTTATTTAAAGATCCTCAACTGCATCATCGGATGTTGCAGTTAATGGTGCGACGGCTACGCAAAACTAATCAGCGCATCCAGTTACGCCAGCAAGTACCTGCGGTGAGGATTGCCACGATTTTGACTGGTTTAGCCGATACCTATGGAAGTAGGACTGATTTAGGGGTGGATATCTTCAATTTGCCTATACAAGATATTGCCGATCTGTCAGAGGTAAATCCTGAAGATACTAATAAGGTTTTAGAAAAGATTAAAGACAAGGGTTGGATTGCGATCGATCCTAAGCGGCAAGTGATGACGATTACCAACGAAAAACAAATGGCACAACTAGCCACATTTCGCTAG
- the ovoA gene encoding 5-histidylcysteine sulfoxide synthase: MQPPNLQHCDRQDILAYFQRAWHVEDQLMKSLISPKTFYLNPDPLRNLLIFYLGHSAVFYINKLVRVGLITERLNPHFESLFEIGVDPEKPDEIEEIFDNLRQADVMEVWAYRQQVYDRISEFINNLAIALPINPEHPLWALMMAIEHQYIHIETSSMLIRQLPVDKLQRPQGWEYAPANGYTKPNEMVEIVGGTVSFGKPQDSNIYGWDIEYGDRTVNVETFQASKYLITNAEFLDFVKDGGYENQDYWHESAWAWKVQHDVKHPKFWIPDADSYKYRAMFDEIAMPFDFPVEVNHHEAIAYCRWKGNNARLMTEAEYHLSTYGTELVSLQTQENSSFNLNLKFASPSPVGYLDSAKSSSGLHDLRGNVWEWLNDHLTPLNGYQPHYLYENYSAPYFDTKHNMMAGGSWITSGTEACPYYRNWFRPNFYQHAGFRIASSNITSI; encoded by the coding sequence ATGCAACCACCAAATCTACAGCATTGCGATCGCCAAGATATTCTTGCCTATTTTCAACGTGCTTGGCATGTCGAAGATCAGTTAATGAAAAGTTTAATTAGCCCTAAAACTTTCTATCTCAATCCTGATCCTTTACGCAATTTATTGATCTTCTATTTAGGTCATTCCGCTGTCTTTTATATCAACAAATTAGTCAGAGTGGGACTAATTACCGAGCGTCTTAACCCCCATTTTGAAAGTCTTTTTGAAATCGGTGTTGATCCCGAAAAGCCCGATGAAATCGAGGAGATTTTTGATAATCTTCGCCAAGCCGATGTGATGGAAGTTTGGGCTTATCGTCAGCAAGTCTATGACAGGATTAGCGAATTTATTAATAATTTGGCGATCGCTCTGCCCATTAATCCAGAGCATCCACTTTGGGCTTTAATGATGGCGATCGAGCATCAGTATATTCATATTGAAACTTCTTCAATGTTGATTCGCCAATTACCTGTGGATAAGCTACAACGTCCTCAAGGCTGGGAATATGCGCCCGCGAATGGCTATACCAAACCTAATGAGATGGTCGAAATTGTCGGGGGGACGGTGAGCTTTGGTAAGCCCCAAGACTCAAATATTTATGGTTGGGATATCGAATATGGCGATCGCACTGTGAATGTAGAGACATTTCAAGCTAGTAAATATCTAATTACTAATGCCGAATTTCTCGATTTTGTCAAAGATGGTGGCTACGAAAATCAAGACTATTGGCATGAGTCAGCATGGGCTTGGAAAGTACAGCATGATGTCAAGCATCCTAAGTTTTGGATTCCTGATGCTGATAGCTACAAATATCGCGCCATGTTTGATGAAATTGCGATGCCCTTTGATTTTCCTGTGGAGGTAAATCATCATGAAGCGATCGCCTATTGTCGTTGGAAAGGAAATAATGCTCGCCTCATGACTGAAGCGGAATATCATCTCTCAACCTATGGTACAGAGTTAGTCTCATTACAGACTCAAGAAAATTCTAGTTTTAATCTCAACTTGAAATTCGCTTCGCCTAGTCCCGTAGGATATCTCGACTCAGCGAAAAGTTCTTCGGGTCTCCATGATCTACGTGGTAATGTTTGGGAATGGCTGAACGATCACTTAACGCCTCTCAATGGCTATCAACCCCATTACCTCTATGAAAATTATTCCGCACCCTATTTCGATACGAAGCATAATATGATGGCAGGCGGCTCATGGATTACCAGTGGGACAGAAGCTTGTCCCTATTATCGCAACTGGTTTCGTCCAAACTTCTACCAACATGCAGGTTTTAGAATCGCTTCAAGCAATATCACTTCTATATAG
- the egtD gene encoding L-histidine N(alpha)-methyltransferase, with the protein MTVKHLKILHQHNADIHQTFEKDGHDVVQGLVATPKTLPPKYFYDDRGSELFEQICELPEYYPTRTEAWILNKYADEIADITGSCELVELGSGSSTKTHYLLNAYQKVANSLTKSTPDAFSYIPIDVSGGILKTTVLHLQKKYPDLILEGLIGTYDEALLYLGKNHSRSRMIFFLGSSIGNFNESESNKFLNKVSHALTQGDYFLLGIDLQKPKDILEAAYNDAQQVTAAFNLNMLAHLNWRFQGNFDLNLFKHQAIYNEIDHQIEMYLHAQVEHQVSLDILDLKVQFQAGESILTEISRKFDLAKVQSQLRSQGLETVKIWTDPQKWFGLVLCQVL; encoded by the coding sequence ATGACAGTTAAACATTTAAAGATTTTGCATCAACATAATGCAGACATACATCAAACCTTTGAGAAAGATGGTCATGATGTTGTTCAGGGATTAGTGGCTACTCCCAAAACACTTCCACCCAAATACTTCTATGACGATCGCGGCTCGGAGTTATTTGAGCAAATTTGCGAACTTCCCGAATATTATCCAACCCGAACCGAAGCATGGATATTAAATAAATATGCTGATGAAATTGCTGATATTACGGGTTCCTGTGAATTGGTGGAATTAGGTAGTGGCAGTTCTACGAAAACCCATTATTTGCTAAATGCTTATCAAAAAGTAGCGAATTCTCTCACAAAATCCACACCAGATGCCTTTAGTTATATTCCCATTGATGTCAGTGGTGGCATTCTCAAAACGACCGTCTTACATTTACAGAAAAAGTATCCCGATCTCATCCTTGAGGGCTTAATCGGTACATACGACGAGGCTTTACTTTATCTTGGTAAAAACCACTCGCGATCGCGGATGATTTTCTTTTTGGGTAGTTCCATTGGTAATTTTAATGAATCAGAGTCTAATAAGTTTTTAAACAAGGTTTCCCATGCTTTGACTCAGGGTGATTATTTCTTGTTGGGCATTGATTTGCAAAAGCCTAAGGATATTCTCGAAGCTGCTTATAATGACGCGCAGCAAGTAACAGCAGCTTTTAATTTGAATATGCTCGCCCATTTGAACTGGCGTTTTCAAGGCAATTTCGATTTGAACTTGTTTAAGCATCAGGCAATTTATAACGAAATCGATCATCAAATTGAGATGTATCTACATGCTCAAGTAGAGCATCAAGTATCGCTAGATATTCTCGATCTCAAGGTGCAGTTTCAAGCAGGTGAAAGCATTCTCACAGAGATTTCGCGTAAGTTTGATTTAGCAAAAGTACAATCACAATTGCGATCGCAGGGTTTAGAAACCGTCAAAATCTGGACAGATCCTCAAAAATGGTTTGGCTTAGTACTTTGTCAAGTTCTCTAA